Below is a genomic region from Persicimonas caeni.
GAGGGGCGGCGCGATCTGCGCCACCGAAGCCGTCAGTGGTGGCAGGACAAGGCTGACCGGATGAGCCCGATCGTCGGCGAATATGTCGAGGAGGTCTTCGGGGCCGACGATGTCTTCAATCAGCTGCGCGCAGTCCAGGCGATCGTGTCGTACCTCGAGCAGTTCCCCGTCGAGCGTGCCGAGGGCGCCTGCCGAAGGGCTCGCGCTTTCGGAAACTACACCTATCAAGGCATCAAGCGGATTCTGGTGGAGGGCATCGACTTAGAGCCTGCCATCCCGCAGGCCGTCTACGTGCACGGCAAGCTCGCCCACCCGCGTTTTGCCCGAAATTTCGAGGAGCTGGCCCTGGCCGAGGAGGTCTACCATGAGCGCTCGTGATGATCTGGTCCCCATCCTCAAGCGCCTGCGGCTGTCGGGGCTTCTCAATACGCTGGAGCTTCGCGCCGAGCAGGCCGTCGACGACAAGCTTGGCTACGTCGACTTTGTCTATCGACTGCTCCACGACGAGGTGGAGCGCCGCGATGCCAATAAGCTGACGCGCTTGATTCGCCAGGCTGATTTCGAGGCCCACAAAACGCTTCAGGATTTCGATTTCAGCTTCAATCCCAAGATCCCACGCGAGCGGATCATCGAGCTCGGCACCACAAGCTTTGTCGAGCGCCAAGAAAACGTGCTCCTGGTCGGCCCGGCCGGCACGGGCAAGTCGCACATCGCCCAGGCGCTGGGTCACCGGGCCTGTCGAGCCGGCTACAAGACCAGGTATGTCGCCGCACATCAGCTTTTGAGCGAGCTTCGAGCAGCCCGCGCCGACCGCAGCTGGGACAAGCTGATGTACAAGCTGTGCGCGGTCGACCTCCTGATCATCGACGATCTTGGGCTGCGTCCGCTGGCCCAGGACGAGCCGGTCGACCTGTACGAGCTGATACGCCGCCGCTACGAGCAGGGCTCGCTCGTGATCACATCCAACCGCGCCATCGACGAGTGGTACGCCATGTTTGGTGACGCGCTGCTCGCCAGCTCGGCGATGGACCGACTGCTACACCACTGCCACGTCGTCACGCTCGACGGGCACTCGTATCGAAACCCGCCGTCGAAAGCCCGAGCCAAGACGGCCTAAACCCGATCACTTTGGCCGAACCAGCACCTTGAGGAGAACGACGAGAAATCGCCCATGACATCCGCCCGAAAATCGCGATCACTTTGGCCGAACTGAGCGCGATCAGTTTGCCCGTCCGTTGACACACTTCTCTGTCGCCCGCCGACACTTCTCTGTGGCCCGCCCACGCTTCTCTGTAGCCTTCCAGCACTTCTCTGTAGCCGGTTTGAAGCATCTCTGTAGCCCACCGACGCTTCTCTGTAGCTCGCCGAGCTGTCTCTGTAGCCCGCCGACGCTTCTCTGTAGCCCGCCGACGCTTCTCTGTAGCCCGCCGAGCTGTCTCTGTAGCTCGGCGCGCTCTCTCTGTAGCCGCCCATTGCCTGCGCCGCCATCTCTGCATAGACTGCTCTCACTTTCCGACAGAGCAGTTGTGTCGGGTGGGGCATCAACCAACCTGGCCACGCAGCTATCCCGTGGACCGTGGGGGTCTGTGGGGCGGTCGTGGCCGCGACCAACGGAGGAAGACTATGCCGACGAACCACCTGGAAACGCTCGCACCGACGCTGACCACCCTCGACGCCGCCGACGTCCACGCGCCGGCGGGCATGCCCATCGCCACCATCTTGGCCGAGGCCGACGACCTCGCCGTGCTTACCCGCAAAGACCAGATTCGCCAGCGCCTGCTCGGCGTCGGGATCGATCCGGCGAGGCTCGACCTGTTGCCAGTGGCCGTCGGGGCCTGCCGTCAGGCGCAGGCGCAATGGGTGCAGGCGCGCTACGGCACCCGCACGCAGGCCGACCTCGAGCTGATCGCCCGGGCCGATGAGCTGCGCTCCAACGGCCTTCGCGCCGGGCGCTGGAACCTGCGCCGCGACCGCCGCGCCCGCGCCACCCTCGACATGATCACCGAGGGCGACGACCAAGACGATCTCGTTCAAGATCTGCACGAATTGGCCAGCCTGGTCGACGACAACCTCGCAGCCTTCGCCAGCGACCAGTCCTTCGACGCCTCCACCTTCATCGACGAGGCGCTCCAGCTCGCCCAGCAACTGTCGACGGCCAACGCCGAGTACGCCGCGCGCATGAGCCCCGACCAAGCCAAAGACCTTCGCGACCGCGCCTTCACCCTCCTCGACGACCTCGTCGGCGAGCTGCGCGAGGCCGGCCGCTACGCCTACCACGACGACAAGGCGATGCGCCGCAAGTTCACCAGCGCCTACTGGCGCCGCCACAACCACGACGAGCCGCTGAGCGACCCGCCCATGCCCACGGCCGACGACGTCAACGACGGCGTCGACGAGCCGGCAGCCGACCCCGTCTAGGCGGCCCGAATGTCGGCGACACCGTGTCTGACACGGTGTCGCTGGACACGGTGTCGCTGGCCTTGCCGACACTTCTCTGTCGCTCGCCATCCCCACACGGTGTCTGACACCGTGTTCATCGCTCACCAATTATGTTAAATAGCCCCCCTCACTGGCGGTTCTTTCCGCCGGCTCCAATCAAAACGTATGGGAGGGAACATGAAGCCGACGATGAGACACCACGCGCCCCTGATCGCCTTGGCGATGCTGCTCGCCGCCTGCAACTCGGAGCCCGACGCTCGACCGGACGCGGGGGGTGATGCGGGAACCGACGACGCCTCAGCCGAAGTCGTCCAGCTCAGCGGCTCGGTGCAGAAGGGGCCGTTCGTCCTCGGCTCGTCGGTCGACGTGGCCGCGGTCGACGCGCAGGGTACTACCACCGGCGAGGTCTTCTCGACCCAAACCTCCAACGACCTGGGCGAATTCGAGGTGTCGGTGCGCTACACCGGGCTCGCCTCCATCGAGGCGTCGGGCTTTTATTACAACGAGGTGCGCGGCAACTTGTCGTCGGCCGAGTTGACGCTTCGAAGCTTCGCCGACATCCAGCCGGCAGCGACCCAGACCACCTACGTCAATATCCTGACCCACTTGAGCCACGGTCGCGTCGACACGCTGTTGGACGGCGGATTGAACTTCGCCGACGCCCGCCAGCAGGCCGAGACCGAGCTGGTCGCCGCGCTGGCGGTCGGACCGTCGAGCGCCTCGCCGGGCGCCGCCAACGAGCTGAGCATCCTGGGAGGCGACACCGACGCCAACGCCTACCTCTTCGCGGTGAGCACCATCTTCACGCAGGCCGCGAAGCTGCGTGCGGCCGACGGCGCGGGCAGCACCGAGGCGAACCTCCAAGAGCTCCTCAACCAGTACAGCGCCGACTTTGCCGCCGACGGACAACTCGACGCGGCGCGCGCCGACGAGCTTGTCGCCGCCGAGCGCGCGGTCGACACCGACCAGGTCGAAGCCATGTTGGCCGCGC
It encodes:
- the istB gene encoding IS21-like element helper ATPase IstB; this encodes MSARDDLVPILKRLRLSGLLNTLELRAEQAVDDKLGYVDFVYRLLHDEVERRDANKLTRLIRQADFEAHKTLQDFDFSFNPKIPRERIIELGTTSFVERQENVLLVGPAGTGKSHIAQALGHRACRAGYKTRYVAAHQLLSELRAARADRSWDKLMYKLCAVDLLIIDDLGLRPLAQDEPVDLYELIRRRYEQGSLVITSNRAIDEWYAMFGDALLASSAMDRLLHHCHVVTLDGHSYRNPPSKARAKTA